GCCCGCCCAGCAGCACGCCGATGCTGCCGCCGCCCGCGCAGACGAAGCCGTAGACGCCCATCGCCTTGGCGCGGTCGGCCGGCTCGGTGAAGATGTTCATGATCAGCGAGAGCGCCACCGCCGAGACCACCGCGCCGCCCAGCCCCTGCACCGCGCGCGCCGCGACCAGCAGGGCCTGCGAGTTGGCGACGCCGCAGGCCAGCGAGGCCAGTGTGAACAGCACGAGGCCGATCAGGAAAAGCCTGCGGTGGCCGTACAGGTCGCCCAGCCGTCCGCCCAGCAGCAGGAAGCCACCGAAGGTCAGCATGTAGGCATTCACCACCCAGACCAGCGAAGTCTCGGTGAAGCCGAGGTCGGTGCGGATCGACGGCAGCGCCACGTTCACGATCGTGGTGTCGAGCACGATCATCAGCACGCCGAGGCACAGCACCATCAATGCGAGCCAGCGCTTCCGGTTGTTGTCGAGTGTGTCGGTCATGAAGAGCGATTCCTTCAAGTTGCGAATGAGACGGACGGCGGCCAGGCCGGATTCTGGCCCGGGCGGCGGCCGTCCCCGGAATTGGCGAGGGCCCTCTTCAGGCGGCGGGCGCCACCACCAGCAGCCAGCCCACGCCGAAGCGGTCCGCGAGCATGCCGAAGCTGGAGCTGAAGAAGGTCGGCGTCAGCGGCTGCATCACCTGGCCGCCGTCGGCCAGCGCATCGAACCACTGGCGCGCCTGGGCGTCGGTGGAGGCCGTGAGGGCGAGCATGATGCCCTTGAACTCCGGCTGGCCCGAGCACCGGCCGTCGGAGGCCATCAGCTCGGTCTCGCCGATGCGCACCACCGCGTGCATCACCTTGTCGGCCGCCGGCACGGCGCCGCCGCAGCTGGCGTCGGCATCGGACGAGGGCGGCATTTCCGGCGCCTCGCTGTAGCGCATGAGCTGCACGACTTCGGCGCCGAGCGCCTTCTTGTAGAACGCGAGCGCTTCGTCGCAGCGGCCTTCGAAGGACAGATAGGACTGGACTTTCATGGCGTTTCCTTTGGACTGAGGATGAAAGGGTGCGCAGAGCCCTGCGCGCATACGGAATAACTAAGTTGTGTACACCGTCCACAAAGAATAGCAGACATAATGGACACTGTCCACATGGAGATTT
This genomic window from Variovorax paradoxus contains:
- a CDS encoding VOC family protein, coding for MKVQSYLSFEGRCDEALAFYKKALGAEVVQLMRYSEAPEMPPSSDADASCGGAVPAADKVMHAVVRIGETELMASDGRCSGQPEFKGIMLALTASTDAQARQWFDALADGGQVMQPLTPTFFSSSFGMLADRFGVGWLLVVAPAA